tacctggtaggttcgttgataatttgcgtgaggttgagggcatctagcttggattgtaggatggctggggtattaagcatatcccaatttaggtcaccaagcagtacaaactctgaggataaatggggggcaatcaattcacatatggtgtccagggcacagctgggggctgaggggggtctgtagcaagcggcaacagtgagagacttatttctggaaaggtggatttttagaagtagaagccaGAATCTTCTTCTGGTGGGTGGTGGAACAGTGGAAGGTCAGATCTAGATCCTCTCACTGATTTTCTTTATGGTCACACCATTCTTTCCAGGGGTTGTGGTGAGCTGGATCGCATGAGAAGGATGAGGGAATAGACAGGGTCCAGGCCCTAGAGGGAAGGAACTGGGTCCAGACGAAGTCATCTCCATGCTGGACTATCTTTCACCGCTTTGAAGTCTGTCTTCACTGCATCATCACTGACAATCCCTGAGGGAAAGTAGAGGAGAGGGTGGAAGAGGGGAATGTGAGTGTGGAAGATGGGGGAGCGAGAACGATTGAGGTCAACATTCTGTGAAATCAATTATCAAATACATGTTATCTAAACATTTTGTTTAGCTCTTTCCAACAGAGGTTTACATAGAATAACTTCTCCAAATGTTGTTTTCTGTTTTTGTACAACATTTATGTCTACTAAACCTCATTGAAAATGATAGGTTTGGTACTTTACAATGTCCTTGAAGAACACCTCTTGGTTCTTCTAACTCTCCACCTCATATCTGCCACTGAATGCCACGAGGAGAGGTCAGAGtagagatggtgttctctgtAGAGAGAGGTGGTGTTCTCAGTAGAGAGAGGTGCTGTTCTctgtagagagagatggtgttcTCAGTAGAGAGAGGTGGTGTTCTCTCTGTAGAGAGAGGTTCTGTTCTCTGTAGAGAGAGGTGCTGTTCTCTGTAGAAAGAGATGGTGTTCTCTCAGTAGAGAGAGGTGCTGTTCTCTGTAGCGAGAGGTGCTTTTCTCTCTGTAGAGAGAGGTGCTGTTCTCTGTTTAGAGAGGTGCTGTTCTCTGTAGAGAGAGGTGGTGTTCTCCGTAGAGAGAGGTGCTGTTCTCTGTAGAGGGAGGTGGTGTTCTCTCTCCCTTCAAAATACTACCATCATAGATAGCCTGGGTGCCTGTCTGAGAAATTTGCCTTGCGTTGTTTGAAGCAAAATTCTGGATTGGGTCCATCATCTAACTGCCAGTGACTACCAGCGTATCATTTTCCCTGAAGCAGAAACAAGATCTGATGCTAGCATTAAAAGATTAAACTATGTTCATGTGACTTATTTTCATGAAGTTTAGAAATGGTGATTCATAATCCCACAGTGAGGACTATAAAATCACTTTGAATAATCTCGTACAGGCTTATCAATTTTAATATCAATTTTAATACATATTTGCTTTGTAGGAACAGAAGGTAGGATGTGTGATCATGGGAGGGAATGGAACTGGGGCGACTGACAACAGGTGGTTGGTGGTGGTGTACTTAAGGAGGCTGAGGGACACTCCTAGTTACCTGTCTGCTCTCAGCACCTCGCCGTCATCTTGTTCTCATCGCTCCACACCTCAGCACGGCCATGGCCTTCAGCGGGACCTATGAGATGGAGAGCCAGGGAAATGTCGATAAGTTAATGGAGTTACTTGGTAAGAACCACATCATAATTTTCAATAAGGAGCTGTATCGGAATAATACAATGTAAAAACAACTTTACATTAAATGAAGATTGCAAAAGTACAAGGTTTTACCTCGTAGTACAGAGAGAGAATATGTGTTGTCATAATTGTGTTCCTCAGTAGATGTGTGTTCCTCAGTATATAATAATAATCACAAATCCGCTGAAGATAATATGACAATAGGAGTTTAAAtgtatagaaataaaaaatttgaCCTATATGATGATATAACCTCTATCGTTCACAAGGGTTATCCAAGAACATGGTTGAGAAAGGCAGTGAAGTGAAGATTAGGACTGAAATGGAGCAGAACGGAGACAAGTTCACCTTGATCAAGGTCCTCCCCTTCAAGACCTGGACCAACAAGCTCACCATcggcaaggagagagagagagagagagagagagagagagagagagagagagagagagagagagagagagagagagagagagaatgggacaaacaccaaattgagactgtgcatgcagaattctgcaaaaatattctcagtgtacaacgtaaaacaccaaatactgcatgcagagcagaattaggccgatacccgctaattatcaaaatccagaaaagagccgttaaattctacaaccacctaaaaggaagcgattcccaaacctcaaagccatcacctacagagagatgaacctggagaagagtcccctaagcaagctggtccccacagaggcccaggacagcaacacagttagacccaaccaaatcatgagaaaacaaaaatataattacttgacacattggaaagaattaacaaaaaaacggagcaaagtagaatgctatttggccctaaacagagagtacattgtggcagaatacctgaccactgtgactgacccaaacttaaggaaagctttgagtatgtacagactcagtgagcatagccttgctattgagaaaggccgccgtaggcagacctggctctcaagagaagacaggtatgtgcacactgcccacaaaatgaggtggaaactgagctgcacttcctaacctcctgccaaatgtatgatcatattagaaacacatatttccctcagattacagagatccacaaagaatttgaaaacaaacccaattttgataaactcccttatctactgggtgacctgttgccacaagaaaagggcaaccaaccagtgaagaacaaacaccagtataaatacaacccatatttatttttattcattttcccatttgtactttaactatttgcacatcgttacaacactgtatatatacataatatgacattttaaatgtctttattcttttggaacttctgagtgtaatgtttactgttcatatttattgtttatttcacttttgtttactatctactttacttgctttggcaatgttaacatacgtttcccatgccaataaagcccttaaattgaattgaattgagagagagagagagagagagagagagagagagagattattattCCCCAAAATAAACATAAAGAGATTGTATAGATCACCACTTTGCCTTCTGTCTAAATGGCACCACATCCACTGAAGAGAAACAGCAAGAGGACCCAAAGCTGCCCGTCTCTTCACTTAGCTTTATCGCGCTAGAAACACATCTGCACTGTTTCCTAATAAGCAGTAGGGGGAGACAGACTGCAACTGTTTCGCTACTGCAACGACTGAGCTCAGGATGATTCTAAAATAAAGAAAACTGCCTTGGCAATGAATCTGGTTTTCTCTTGCATATTTATTTGACTTTTATTTTACATGATCAGCTGGTACAAAGAAATAAGACATTACTTTATTCACATGAAGGTAGTTCATGGATACCATTgacactgtggtcctctgtagctcagctggtagagcacggcgcttgtaacgccaaggtagtgggttcggtccccgggaccacccatacacaaaaatgtatgcacgcacgactgtaagtcgctttggataaaagcgtctgctaaatggcatattattattattattacacactacaaaccacacaccacaaacactgAATACCAGAAAGTCGCATAGATTGCATAGTATATGTCTTTTTATATTAAAGATGGACAGGCGACCATTGCTGTAAATGTACTGGAAGTGGGATCCAGCTGGTATGAGTCATCCAGAACTTTCTGGATGTGAAACAGTAAAATACGGGTAGTTTACGAGGTAGTGGGAACACAGTCACCAGTAATAGTACACACAGAAGAGCTCTGCCTCAACACGTTAGATGTTTGATGTTAGATCCTCTTGTTGATTCTCTTCATGGTCACACCCTTCTCCCCGGTGGTTGTACAGAGCTGTACAACGAAGAGAAAAGAAAGGAAAGATGGTTTATCAGAGGGTATTGAAATGAAGATATCCATACTGTTGTACAGTATGTCACATATAAGTATAAAAAACAGTCTCCCTATCTCTATAAATATATTTACTTTAATCACTCAATAACTCAAcactctcctctttctttctctctgtctcagtcactTTCTCTTACCATGATCAGCTTGTCCCCGCTGATCTCAGCAGTGAAATGATACTGGGGGAACGGAATAATTATCTTGCCTCCTTCCATGGTGACGGTGGTCTAAAAGGGACAAAAAGAGTTCAGCACGTGAATCACATTCAGATGGAAAGTACAGTACATATGCTGTATCTCTTTGAAATGACAACTTTTACAATACTTTGGGTGATATTCCATGAGTTTAAAGAGCACATCCattcatttattcattcatttattcacTCACAATGAACTTGGAGCGTAGCATGCTCTCTAGCTCACACTCCTTTCCAATGGTGAATTTGTTAGTCAAGGTCCAGTTGGGAATAATCTGTGACCAGGTAAAATCATCCCCCTCCTGAAGCACCTTTGTTGTCACCTTGAAGTCAGTCTTGGCATTGGCAAACCCTGGGGGAAATTACAGAGGGTACGGTAAGGGTTAGGGGTATTTTAAATTTGGGGTAAGGGTAGTGGTAagatatgggttagggttaggattagactGTTTGTTGCGGCTAGTGTTGGGATTAGAattagggctatggttaggggtagGGCTACGGTAGCGCAAGGTGGGAAATATTTATGGGGGAAAGATTGAGGTTAATAACACACACTTCTAATTCAAACATTTTAGTTTGACTCAAACACATTAAACACATAAACAAATATTTGACTTACCAATTGCCTCCAGAAACTCATCGTAATTCTCTTGACTTTCAAGCTCATACGTCCCAGAGAATGCCATGGTGATGAAGAACTGACTAGAGACAGCAAATAACGGACAGGATCTCTAGAGAGGTGTGGCATTCTTCCTCTTTTGAAATAATTATTTCTTTTTCTCATCCAATGTTCAGTGACTCACTGACAAAACtgtctcattccctccctccacACATAGGTCTCACTGACAGCAGTACACAAAGACTGCAAGAGGAAGTATGTAGACTCCATGCCAGTCATGCCAACTTGTTGTTCTATTGCCAGTGCAATGACATAATGTTGTTGTATGCAGAAACAGTCAGGTACTCAGAAAAGTGGATTTCACCTGTCCTATTCACTATTGGGTTGCTGTTGCTTTAAGAAATGAGCGAGACTAAGAAAGTCAAGTGTTGATGTCATATAGGATGTGATTGAGTCATACAGAACAGAACAAGTTTGTGCAGTAAGACAGACCAAATTTTCTAATAAGATGCACTGTGCATTGTAATAGTATTGCTTATGTAACACCCCTATGGTGGATAGATGGTCTCTCCTAGAGCCATGTATTTAATTATATGGATTTGGTCCATCCTATTTCAGTGTTAGGGTCCCGAGTCAGTATTGATAATAAAGATAATCTTGGCTTAGAAACTGATATAAAAACGAAAGTTTGATGACAATGTCTGTTGTAAAAATACTAGGATGATCTACAccaaaaaggtgctatctagaaccttaaagggttctttggctgtccccataggacaaccctttgaagatccctttttggttgcaggtagaacccttttgggttccatgtagaaccctttctacagagggttctacatggaacccaaaagggttctacctggaaccaaaatgggttctcctatggggacagccgaaggacccttttggaacccttttttctatgaGTGTATAGTTCTAAATATGACCACCAAAATTCACAACATGAAGCCTGCATGATGAGTGTTACAAATCCCGTTTTCCCTCACCAGTATTTGAGGTCTCTGTGATGTGACAACCACTGTGCTAGTCTACATCATTCACCCATCTGGGGTCAAAGCACCAAAGGACCAATACACAACCAGTTTACCTTTGTAGCTATGCCTATAATGAAAGTTATGAAATAAGACAGTGTGGGGTAGGGTGGGGTATTTTATTTTAATAGGAGGTGTAGAGCTATGAGGAGTCATTTCCTCACTCGGACCGACTCATTTGTGGCGTCTGGGAATCTGAAAGTGGAAGAAACAGAAGCTATTTCTATAGTTTCTGTAGTAAcaacatcattactttaaggtgGTTTATGCATGCAAACAAGACCTCGGGTCCATTCAGTCTCAGCAGTCTCAATGCTAATGTTAGTGAATCTGGCTATGTGTAAAGAAGGTCACGTTGCTTGCCTAGAAAGTACCAACTCCTCCTGATTCGTCTCATACTGAGGCGCaaacccaggacctctgccttgctagcacacgtgaccACACTCCAGAAGCGTCTTACCAGTCGGCCCCACGCGAAAAGCTAGCTATTCACTGGCGCAAGTTGGGACACTTCAGGGTGAtgagtaagtttcacacatccccaggTACTGCATATGCATTCAAGCTAATgctagtgaatacagtggctgtGGCCATAGAggtaactgtactgtatatagtattcTTATTATATTCCAATGAGTGGGGGTCAGGTTCTGGTTCAGGTGGTACATATTCCCAGACCACAGAATTGGGATTACTAGAATGGACATACATGGACCGGTGTCCATATTGGGTGTACCACAAGCATTGAATGTTTAGTATTCAATTCAATCTCAATGATGACATGAGAATGTTCAATGATGATGTTCAATTATGCTTATTTGAAGGCACATAGTTCTCATGTGCCGCCCATAGAATTAGAAGTAGTACAGACAAAGCAGTCCGGACTATTGCAATCCCATGGAAAATTGCCATGATCTGAGAGAACATGTCCATTCTAGTTATTGTAATTCTATGCTCCAGAAAATGGGAGCGTAACTGGGGAGGAAGTATCGTATGTCTGCCTGAGGCTGAGTTTTTTCAAAACATAGTTGTGTTGATACAGAACCCATTGTGCTACAAATGCTACCTTTCCCCCCCTCGCTAATATGAAAGATACgctccttatgtttccaaaacatgAGGGAGCATGACAGCAGCGGGTGGCTACATACCGAGTTTCCTGAAGTCCCACACGGAGATGGAAGTCATCTTGTCAGAGTACAGGGCGAGGCAGAGTACGGATGGTGAGAAGAAGTGGGGCAGAAAGAAGGGCGTGAGGTGCATACCCAAACCGACTGCGAAATACAAGTCGAGTACTTTCACCTTTGGGTCAAGTACAGGAGATAAAAATGCAGTCGACGGATAGTGAACTTGAAATTGATCCTGACAAAAATGAGGAGAAAGAACCTGCGTCGTCAGTGGAGGTGAGGGCTTCCGAGTCTGACCCAATGATCAGGAAAATGCCCAAGATGAACCAGTAGGTCGATTCTGGTTGGCCAGATAGCTTTGTCCGGCCGGCCGGCCTGCTAGATAACTAAGTCCGGCCAGCCAGATAGATAGGTCCGGCCGTTCAGATAGCTATGTCCGGCCGGCCGGCCAGCCAGAAAGCTAAGTCAGGCCAGACAGATAGCTAAGTCCTGCCGGCCGACCAGATAGCTTAGTGCGGCCTGCCGGCCAGATAGCTACGTCCGCCGGCCGGCGGGCCAGAAAGCTAAGTCCGGCCGTCCAGATAGCTAGGTCCGACCGGCCGGCCAGATAGCTATGTCGGGCCGGAACATCTGCCTCGTAGAAGCTTTCTGTTTCTCTTCCTGATCCTGATACTCGtcctacaccggctctgacgctcgtcggatgtggcagggctggaaaactattacagactacaaagggaagcacagccgcgagcttctcagtgacacaagcctaccagacgagctaaaccatttctatgctcgcttcgaggcaagcaacactgaagcatgcatgagagcaccagctgttccggatgactatgtgatcacactctccgtagccgatgtgagtaagacttttaagcaggttatcttagtgtcggtagtcattcacaaggccgcagggccagacggattaccaggacgtgcatgtgctgaccaactggcaagtgtcttcactgacattttcaacatgtccctgactgagtctgtaacatgtttcaagcagaccaccatagtccctgtgcccaatgacactaagataacctgcctaaatgactaccgacccatagcactgacgtctgtagccatgaagtgctttgaaaggctggtcatggctcacatcaacaccattatcccagaaaccctagacccactccaatttgcataccgccccaacagatccacagatgatgcaatctctattgcactccacactgcccttttccacctggacaagaggaacacctacttgagaatgctattcatagactacagctcagcattcaacaccatagtgccctcaaagctcatcactaagctaaggatcctgggactaaacacctccctctgcaactggatcctggacttcctgacgggccgcccccaggtggtaagggtaggtaacaacacatctgccacactgatcctcaacacaggggcccctcaggggtgcgtgctcagtcccctcctgtactccctgttcacccatgactgcatggccaagcacgactccaacaccatcattaagtttgccgacaacacaacagtggtaggcctgatcaccgacaacgatgagacagcctatagggaggaggtcagagacctggccgtgtggtgccaggataacaacctctccctcaacgtgaccaagacaaaggagaggattgtggactacaggaaaaaaagaggactgagcacgcccccattctcatcgacagggctgtagtggaacaggttgagagcttcaagttccttggtgtccacatcaccaacaaactatcatggtccaaacacaccaagacagtcatgaagagggcacgacaaagcctcttccccctcaggagactgaaaagatttggcatgggtcctcagatcctcaaaaaattatacagctgcaccatcgagagcatcctgactggttgcatcaccgcctggtatggcaactgcttggcctccgaccgcaaggcactacagagggtagtgcgtacggcccagtacatcactgggggccaagcttcctgccatccaggacctctataccaggcggtgtcagaggaaggccctcaaaattgtcaaagactccagccaccctagtcatagactgttctctctgctaccgcacggcaagcggtaccggagtgccaagtctaggtccaaagacttctcaacagcttctaccaccaagccataagactcctgaacagctaatcatggctaccctgactatttgcactgcccccccaccccatctttttacgctgctgctactctgttaattatttatgcatagtcactttaactctacccacatgtacatattacttcaactacctcaactagccggtgcccccgcacattgactctgcactggtaccccactgtatatatagcctccctactgttattttattttacttctgctctttttttctcaacacttttttgttgttgttttattttacttttttataaaaaaaataactgcactgttggttaagggctgtaagtaagcatttcactgtaatgtctgcacctgttgtattcggcatatgtggccaataaaattttattttattttattttatttgatagggTGAAAGGAACAGTGTGTTATGTAGCTGTCTCCCACATAGCCTGGTTAGCTACTCTGTTACCCTGACAATGCAATGACACTGCAAGCACGAAATAAGCACTGACACCATCAAATGATAACAATCTCACGACAAAGAGAAGAGAAAAAGAATATCTTGACACcatattatttactattttaatcAGTGAAAGAAACAATGATATAACTACATGTTCATTTCAACAAAacagcacagagagacagacagggagtgaAATGGGAGACTTGTCAGATCTTTAAACATGCACCTTTCTGTTTATTAAAAGGAATTTACTTGCACTCCGGCAGTCGTTTTGAGATGGTTTCCAAGGTAACTCCAGTATGTACCTGCCTACTGACCTCCTGAGTAGACACTAAACATCCCCTGATCTGCCTGCCTACTATCCCACAACCCAAGATGGCCACAAACTCATGGTGAAAGTTTTTATTGAAGGAGGCATAAATAAAAGGATTCAGAGATGAGTTAGCATAGCCCAGCCACATAGAGGCCTATGGGGCTGATCCTGTCTCCCCACAGAGTAAAGGCTATGTTGATACTGAAGTAGGGGAGCCAGCACAGTAGGAACACCCCCATGATCAAACCCAGGGTCCTTGCAGCCTTGTTCTCCTTTCTGATGGAGAAGCCCCCCAACCTAGCCTGGACTCGCCTGGTTCGTGTGGAGCTGCACGGCCTGGTTCTCCATGGCATGGATCCACCTGGCCTGCCGCTGAGCCACCATAAAGATCCTCCCATAGGCAATCAGCATGAACACAACAGGAATGACGAAACACACCGTAGAGTCGGCCACAGCATAGGGGGTGTGGAACTGGGCCACACAGGTCTGTCTCTCCTGCTGGGTGCCTCTGTGCCCTGTAGGGGGCGTCAGATAGTACATGCTGAGGGAAACgcagagggaggagatgaggagggggagcagccaggagagcaggaggagcatAGTGACTCGTCTGGGAGACATGCAGGTGGGGTAGTGAAGCGGGTCGCACACCGCCACGTACTGGTCCAATGCCACACAGCTGAGGTTGAAGATGGAGGAAGTGCACGCAGAAGTTTCGTCCGAACCACCAGGTGTCCACAGAACGCACCAGGCTGAACGGCATCACCAGCACAGCAACCAGGAAGTCTGCCGTTGCTAAAGAGACAATGAAGGAATTGGTGGGCGTCTGGAGGTTCCGTAAGCGTCCGACGGAAGCCACGATGAGGAGGTTGCCCAATATGGCGAATACCGGTATCGGGATGAGGACGCAGACCACACACACTTTGACGGCGGTGCTCTGGAGCAGGGCTGAGGTTTTCTCATTGTGCCCCCCAGTATCAGTGAGGTTGATGTAGTCTGTGGTGGAAGAGTTGGACctagagaggtacagtagaacaccaTGAGAGAGAATGCCAGCCATCCACATTGATAGGCCAATTACTGAGAACCCTGAAAGTGTAAAATGAGTTAGACTGATAACTACAATCACAAGAGGCTTTCAGCCATATGTCCCATGAAATATATAAACTCAATGTATCCTGACTTAGTTGAAGATAAACTCCCTTAATTAATCGATAAATATCCTCTTAGTTTGAGCGATTTATCTATAGCTTTCGGTTATAGTCTAACAGTTAGACCATGCTCTCACTCTTCATTTATCATAGGGAGTGCCTTGTCCCCTCTCAGTACTGTTTGTCTCTACACCTTCCAGCTGTGCGTGTCCATTCATGGGTGGTCAAAGCAAGCACTACACGTCAATCATTAACCAGCATGAGAAGACTAGGTAGCTATGGCTTCATAT
The Coregonus clupeaformis isolate EN_2021a unplaced genomic scaffold, ASM2061545v1 scaf2463, whole genome shotgun sequence DNA segment above includes these coding regions:
- the LOC123488752 gene encoding gastrotropin-like; this translates as MAFSGTYELESQENYDEFLEAIGFANAKTDFKVTTKVLQEGDDFTWSQIIPNWTLTNKFTIGKECELESMLRSKFITTVTMEGGKIIIPFPQYHFTAEISGDKLIMLCTTTGEKGVTMKRINKRI